In Zingiber officinale cultivar Zhangliang chromosome 6A, Zo_v1.1, whole genome shotgun sequence, a single genomic region encodes these proteins:
- the LOC121996977 gene encoding oxysterol-binding protein-related protein 1C-like isoform X3, with product MYDAAEEDTDDEDNTYFDTRDFLSSGSFKSPESSFQRSDYDSDDQNDYGIGSVSDSSSMQYEGLKYSHVTRRKKMPDPVEKEKGVSLWSIIKDNIGKDLTKVCLPVYFNEPLSSLQKCFEDLEYSYLLDQASEWSKKGNGLMRMLNVAAFAVSAYASTDGRSCKPFNPLLGETYEADYPDKGLRFFSEKVSHHPMIVACHCEGKGWKFWGDSNLKSKFWGRSIQLDPVGVLTLEFDDGEVFQWNKVATSIYNLILGKLYCDHYGIMRIQGNREYSCKLKFKEQSIIDRNPHQVQGIVQDRNGRTVATLFGKWDESMHYVNGDCSGKGRGCEPLSEAHLLWKRSRPPSCPTRYNLTRFAITLNELTPGLKEKLPPTDSRLRPDQRCLENGQYEMANAEKLRLEKCQRQARKMQERGWKPRWFAKDKENDTYKYVGGYWEAREEGKWDGCPDIFGQVKLMID from the exons ATGTATGATGCTGCTGAAGAAGATACAGATGACGAAGATAATACATATTTTGATACACGAGATTTTCTCTCATCAGGCTCTTTTAAGAGCCCTGAATCTAGCTTCCAAAGATCTGATTATGATTCTGATGATCAGAATGATTATGGTATCGGTTCTGTCAGTGATTCTTCCTCAATGCAGTATGAGGGATTAAAATATTCCCATGTTACCAGGCGGAAAAAAATGCCTGATCCAGTTGAGAAGGAAAAAGGAGTGAGCCTCTGGTCAATAATTAAGGACAATATTGGAAAGGATCTTACCAAAGTTTGCCTTCCTGTGTATTTCAATGAACCTCTTTCCTCATTGCAGAAATGTTTTGAGGACTTGGAATATTCATACCTTCTTGACCAAGCTTCTGAATGGAGCAAAAAG GGAAATGGACTAATGAGGATGCTTAATGTGGCTGCTTTTGCTGTTTCTGCATATGCTTCAACTGATGGCAGATCCTGCAAGCCGTTTAATCCACTGTTGGGGGAGACCTATGAGGCTGACTATCCAGACAAAGGCCTTAGGTTCTTCTCAGAGAAG GTCAGTCACCATCCCATGATTGTTGCTTGTCATTGTGAAGGTAAAGGATGGAAATTCTGGGGTGATAGCAATTTAAAAAGTAAATTTTGGGGCCGTTCAATTCAACTGGATCCTGTTGGTGTTTTAACCCTTGAATTTGATGATGGAGAAGTCTTTCAATGGAACAAG GTGGCAACTTCCATTTACAACCTTATATTAGGAAAACTTTACTGTGATCATTATGGGATTATGCGGATACAAGGAAATCGTGAATATTCATGCAAGCTAAAGTTTAAGGAACAGTCAATAATAGATCGAAATCCTCATCAG GTGCAAGGCATAGTTCAGGATCGTAATGGAAGAACTGTTGCTACACTATTTGGTAAATGGGACGAGAGTATGCACTATGTCAATGGAGACTGCTCTGGGAAAGGTAGAGGATGTGAGCCATTGTCTGAAGCACACTTGCTGTGGAAACGTAGCAGGCCTCCTAGTTGTCCTACCCGATACAATCTCACACGGTTTGCAATAACACTCAATGAACTCACCCCTGGGTTAAAG GAAAAATTGCCACCTACTGATTCAAGGCTAAGACCTGACCAGAGGTGCTTGGAGAATGGGCAGTATGAAATGGCAAATGCTGAAAAATTGAGACTTGAAAAATGTCAACGACAG GCAAGAAAGATGCAGGAAAGAGGATGGAAACCTCGGTGGTTTGCGAAAGATAAGGAAAATGACACATATAAATACGTAGGTGGTTACTGGGAAGCCAGAGAAGAGGGCAAATGGGATGGATGCCCTGATATCTTCGGTCAAGTCAAATTGATGATTGACTAA
- the LOC121996976 gene encoding phosphatidylinositol 4-phosphate 5-kinase 1-like: MRRHGRGGDANGAADATVAEGDRPVVVAVPSVVAAEAFHYSRSRSQSGGGRRVAPAFGPPDEEAALVVVEKVLENGDMYTGSFVGNDPHGRGKYLWADGCMYDGEWRRGKAAGKGKFSWHSGATFEGDFRFGRMEGFGTFTGSEGDTYRGLWVSDRKHGYGCKWYANGDYYEGGWRRNLQEGRGRYVWRTGNEYAGEWRNGVISGRGVFIWANGNRYDGLWENGVPKGSGVFTWPDGSCYVGNWSKDDLKSINGTFYPALSGGKKINGKRSPFSPLEETFVLPSLVPGSRKRPSVDEALLGRRSSTTEKNFPRICIWESDGEAGDITCDIVDTIEAVMLYKDGLPFVQGTLVGSMPQRRSSCFSSTREPKKPGLTISKGHKNYNLMLNLQLGISYSVGKPGSVRELKTGDFDPREKFWTRFPPEGSKTTPPHQSVEFRWKDYCPMVFRHLRKLFNVDPADYMLGICGNDALRELSSPGKSGSVFYLTQDDRFMIKTVKKSEVKVLLRMLPSYYKQVSMYKNSLITKFCGVHCVKPIGAPKTRFVVMSNLFCSEYHIHRRFDLKGSSYGRTTCKAEEEIDEVMTLKDLDLNYAFRLHRSWYLKLLEQIKWDCEFLEAEGIMDYSLLLGIHFCDDISPSWTALSPCSPPPKAYRKSDSFQDLVAWSDLQFPKSSHQNMDTTRDDWKSLLQLGINMPARAERTTKSGSMSIHNDYIHNVILYFGIIDILQDYDISKKLEHAYKSLQVDPNSISAVDPKLYSRRFQDFIRRIFIEDD, translated from the exons ATGAGGAGGCATGGGCGTGGCGGAGACGCCAATGGAGCGGCGGACGCGACGGTTGCGGAGGGAGATAGGCCAGTGGTGGTAGCTGTCCCTTCTGTGGTCGCGGCTGAAGCGTTCCACTACTCGAGGAGTAGATCTCAGAGCGGTGGGGGCAGGAGAGTTGCTCCTGCCTTCGGTCCGCCCGACGAGGAGGCGGCACTGGTGGTGGTGGAGAAGGTTCTGGAGAATGGGGACATGTACACTGGGTCTTTCGTCGGGAACGACCCCCACGGACGGGGGAAGTATTTATGGGCGGACGGTTGTATGTATGATGGTGAATGGCGGCGAGGGAAGGCCGCTGGGAAGGGCAAGTTCTCGTGGCACTCCGGCGCGACGTTTGAGGGTGACTTCCGCTTCGGTCGTATGGAGGGGTTTGGGACGTTCACAGGATCAGAGGGCGACACTTACCGCGGTCTCTGGGTCTCCGACCGAAAACACGGGTACGGATGTAAATGGTACGCTAATGGCGACTACTATGAGGGTGGATGGCGTCGCAACCTCCAGGAGGGCCGAGGCAGGTACGTGTGGCGAACTGGGAACGAGTACGCCGGGGAATGGCGGAACGGCGTCATCTCCGGCCGTGGGGTGTTTATCTGGGCGAATGGCAACCGCTATGATGGTCTTTGGGAAAACGGCGTGCCTAAAGGAAGCGGTGTTTTCACGTGGCCTGACGGGAGCTGCTATGTCGGTAACTGGAGCAAAGACGATCTCAAGAGCATCAATGGTACCTTTTACCCTGCTCTCTCCGGTGGCAAAAAGATCAACGGAAAAAGGAGCCCGTTCTCCCCCTTGGAGGAAACCTTCGTGCTGCCGTCACTGGTACCCGGTTCAAGGAAGAGGCCATCGGTGGATGAAGCTCTGCTAGGACGGAGGAGCTCCACCACGGAGAAAAACTTCCCAAGGATATGTATCTGGGAATCTGATGGTGAAGCAGGAGATATTACATGTGACATTGTTGACACAATCGAGGCGGTCATGCTCTACAAGGATGGGCTTCCCTTCGTTCAGGGCACACTAGTTGGTTCCATGCCGCAGCGGCGCAGCTCATGTTTCTCGTCAACGAGAGAACCAAAGAAGCCCGGGCTGACTATATCTAAAGGCCATAAGAATTACAATTTGATGTTGAACCTTCAATTGGGCATCAG ttattcTGTTGGGAAGCCTGGTTCAGTGAGAGAGCTCAAAACAGGGGATTTTGACCCCAGGGAGAAGTTTTGGACAAGGTTTCCGCCTGAAGGATCAAAGACAACTCCACCCCATCAGTCGGTTGAGTTCCGTTGGAAGGACTATTGTCCCATGGTTTTCAG ACACTTGAGGAAGTTGTTTAATGTAGATCCAGCAGATTATATGCTAGGTATATGTGGAAATGATGCATTGAGGGAATTGTCCTCACCAGGAAAGAGTGGGAGTGTCTTTTACCTTACCCAAGATGATCGCTTCATGATTAAGACGGTGAAAAAATCTGAAGTGAAG GTACTTCTTAGGATGCTACCAAGTTACTacaaacaagtttctatgtacaAAAACTCATTGATCACAAAGTTCTGTGGTGTGCATTGTGTGAAGCCAATTGGTGCACCAAAG ACACGATTTGTGGTAATGAGCAATTTGTTCTGCTCAGAATACCACATTCATAGAAGATTTGACCTGAAAGGTTCATCCTATGGTCGAACAACTTGTAAGGCTGAGGAAGAGATTGATGAGGTGATGACTCTGAAGGATCTTGACCTTAATTATGCATTTCGACTGCATAGGTCATGGTACCTAAAGCTTCTAGA ACAAATCAAGTGGGATTGTGAATTCTTGGAAGCAGAGGGTATTATGGATTATAGTCTTCTATTAGGAATTCACTTCTGTGATGACATTTCACCATCCTGGACTGCCCTATCACCATGCTCTCCTCCTCCAA AGGCTTATCGCAAGAGTGACTCTTTTCAAGATCTAGTGGCTTGGTCGGACTTGCAATTCCCAAAGTCTAGCCATCAGAATATGGATACGACAAGGGATGACTG GAAATCTTTACTTCAGCTGGGCATTAACATGCCCGCAAGAGCAGAGCGCACGACTAAAAGTGGATCCATGTCGATCCACAATGACTATATCCATAATGTAATTCTCTACTTTGGCATCATAGATATCCTCCAAGACTATGATATCTCTAAGAAGTTGGAGCATGCATACAAATCCTTGCAAGTAGATCCCAATTCCATCTCAGCAGTGGATCCTAAGCTCTACTCTAGGAGATTCCAAGATTTCATCAGGAGAATTTTCATAGAAGATGATTGA
- the LOC121996977 gene encoding oxysterol-binding protein-related protein 1C-like isoform X2 produces MTLKEVVNISEWSASESDYDNEMYDAAEEDTDDEDNTYFDTRDFLSSGSFKSPESSFQRSDYDSDDQNDYGIGSVSDSSSMQYEGLKYSHVTRRKKMPDPVEKEKGVSLWSIIKDNIGKDLTKVCLPVYFNEPLSSLQKCFEDLEYSYLLDQASEWSKKGNGLMRMLNVAAFAVSAYASTDGRSCKPFNPLLGETYEADYPDKGLRFFSEKVSHHPMIVACHCEGKGWKFWGDSNLKSKFWGRSIQLDPVGVLTLEFDDGEVFQWNKVATSIYNLILGKLYCDHYGIMRIQGNREYSCKLKFKEQSIIDRNPHQVQGIVQDRNGRTVATLFGKWDESMHYVNGDCSGKGRGCEPLSEAHLLWKRSRPPSCPTRYNLTRFAITLNELTPGLKEKLPPTDSRLRPDQRCLENGQYEMANAEKLRLEKCQRQARKMQERGWKPRWFAKDKENDTYKYVGGYWEAREEGKWDGCPDIFGQVKLMID; encoded by the exons ATGACCTTGAAAGAAGTTGTCAATATCTCAG AATGGAGTGCAAGTGAATCTGATTATGACAATGAAATGTATGATGCTGCTGAAGAAGATACAGATGACGAAGATAATACATATTTTGATACACGAGATTTTCTCTCATCAGGCTCTTTTAAGAGCCCTGAATCTAGCTTCCAAAGATCTGATTATGATTCTGATGATCAGAATGATTATGGTATCGGTTCTGTCAGTGATTCTTCCTCAATGCAGTATGAGGGATTAAAATATTCCCATGTTACCAGGCGGAAAAAAATGCCTGATCCAGTTGAGAAGGAAAAAGGAGTGAGCCTCTGGTCAATAATTAAGGACAATATTGGAAAGGATCTTACCAAAGTTTGCCTTCCTGTGTATTTCAATGAACCTCTTTCCTCATTGCAGAAATGTTTTGAGGACTTGGAATATTCATACCTTCTTGACCAAGCTTCTGAATGGAGCAAAAAG GGAAATGGACTAATGAGGATGCTTAATGTGGCTGCTTTTGCTGTTTCTGCATATGCTTCAACTGATGGCAGATCCTGCAAGCCGTTTAATCCACTGTTGGGGGAGACCTATGAGGCTGACTATCCAGACAAAGGCCTTAGGTTCTTCTCAGAGAAG GTCAGTCACCATCCCATGATTGTTGCTTGTCATTGTGAAGGTAAAGGATGGAAATTCTGGGGTGATAGCAATTTAAAAAGTAAATTTTGGGGCCGTTCAATTCAACTGGATCCTGTTGGTGTTTTAACCCTTGAATTTGATGATGGAGAAGTCTTTCAATGGAACAAG GTGGCAACTTCCATTTACAACCTTATATTAGGAAAACTTTACTGTGATCATTATGGGATTATGCGGATACAAGGAAATCGTGAATATTCATGCAAGCTAAAGTTTAAGGAACAGTCAATAATAGATCGAAATCCTCATCAG GTGCAAGGCATAGTTCAGGATCGTAATGGAAGAACTGTTGCTACACTATTTGGTAAATGGGACGAGAGTATGCACTATGTCAATGGAGACTGCTCTGGGAAAGGTAGAGGATGTGAGCCATTGTCTGAAGCACACTTGCTGTGGAAACGTAGCAGGCCTCCTAGTTGTCCTACCCGATACAATCTCACACGGTTTGCAATAACACTCAATGAACTCACCCCTGGGTTAAAG GAAAAATTGCCACCTACTGATTCAAGGCTAAGACCTGACCAGAGGTGCTTGGAGAATGGGCAGTATGAAATGGCAAATGCTGAAAAATTGAGACTTGAAAAATGTCAACGACAG GCAAGAAAGATGCAGGAAAGAGGATGGAAACCTCGGTGGTTTGCGAAAGATAAGGAAAATGACACATATAAATACGTAGGTGGTTACTGGGAAGCCAGAGAAGAGGGCAAATGGGATGGATGCCCTGATATCTTCGGTCAAGTCAAATTGATGATTGACTAA